A genomic window from Tolypothrix sp. PCC 7910 includes:
- a CDS encoding hybrid sensor histidine kinase/response regulator: protein MSITIAGYNLIELLYDGTTTCVYRAAREPEQTSVIIKTLKAEYPTRQQLTQLRHEYQILQSLNIAGIVKPLALENYQNGLALILTDFAGEPLKKFINIQKIDLNRFLDIAIQLATILGDLHQNYIIHKDIKPQNILINPQTGQVKIIDFSISSYLSTETQNPSDPNFLEGTLAYMSPEQTGRMNRAIDYRTDFYSLGVTFYEMLTGQLPFQVNDSLELVHCHIAKTPVSPQEINSNIPPVIADIVMKLLAKTAEDRYQNALGLKADLEECLRQLQATGKIANFQIGQLDLSSQFLIPQKLYGREAEVAMLINAFERVSLGAATEMMLVSGYSGIGKSCLVNEVHKPIVRQRGYFISGKFDQFKRNIPYASLIQAFQELIRQLLTESSEKIANWQAKILAALGNNGQIIIDVIPDVEKIIGKQPEVPQLGPTESQNRFNRLFLQFIHVFCQAEHPLVIFLDDLQWADAASLKLIQLLTSDPDSQYLLLIGAYRDNEVHATHPLVLTLEETQKSGVIVNNIVLQPLQIAHVNQLVSDTLHSNLDKSSSLAELLYSKTQGNPFFLTQLFKSLYQENQISFNYTEASWQWNIEVLRNIEITDNVVELMVSQIQKLSPTTQKVLKLAACIGDKFNLDVLSIVNEKSASETVRDLWESLQKGLILPLSQAYTVSFLLNEQQHENIPTDFKFLHDRVQQAAYSLIPTAERKQTHLQIGQLLVAHTSEIEIEDNIFEIVNQLNIGAELITQQSQKDELAKLNLIAGAKAKVATAYETAVQYLLLGIELLAEDSWTHQYELTLNLYVEAVETLYLNTNFEQAEKLADVVLQKATHLLDRMKVYSLNIQFYIAQNQMLQAIETGVQVLEMLGVPLSLTPKEGGKVPVLPHLEDLDSFPTLTDPYKLAALHLLMNLAPAAYMSNNPIFLSILLTQVNLCIEHGHSALAAFAYALYAVYLSGVGELDSAYHSGKLGLKLLEQFNARELKAKIYGLFYPHASVWKEHIRVTLAPLQEAIQSALETGDMPWAGYNTFYYCDHLLFAGEPLELVAQKQAQYFASLQKRKQYLESDYFNVWRRLVLKFLAQAEEQYTLHGEQINDADFLQRLIAINNQMCIFAAYLANAIFCYFAQDYSQAIQNAATAEKYAGGVLGMMINGQHNFYYSLALLAQFPHLSKAEQKQALLKVATNQEIMQNWAIHAPANYQHKYDLVSAEKARVLGQYLDAMALYDKAITRSKEQGYIQEEALSAELAAEFYFSLGRENLARDYLTQAYYAYIQWGANIKVRNLEARYPQIFSQISRSRINQQEINRTISSTTAGSSGSLDIGTVMKAAQVLSGEIILDKLLAKLMQIVLENAGAEAGFLILDDSGQLVIKARGSVGIDTIDVYHSTPIEYSQQLPISLINYVARTQESLVLNDANNHSLFTNDNYIIEHQPKSILCTPIVHQGKLIGILYLENNLTTGAFTPQRLEVLQLLSSQAAISIENARLYHDLEEYNRTLEVRVEERTLELQGKNLQLQQEIRDRQRAEEVAETANRAKSQFLASMSHELRTPLNGILGYAQILNKNKSLTPEQKNGINIIHQCGEHLLTLINDILDLSKIEAGKLELYPTEFSLSEFLESIVQICQIRSEQKGIALVYHQLSVLPKVVLADEKRLRQVLINLLSNAVKFTEKGTVKFQVGYHAEKLRFQVEDTGIGIAEEQLEDIFLPFKQVGEDSRKTEGTGLGLAISRQLVEMMGGELKVKSTLGQGSIFWVDLDLAEVAYPVNVKKIVERNITGFVSDKKKILIVDDKWSNRSVLVNLLHPLGFEVLEATDGLDCLNKALAFQPDLIFMDLVMTVMDGFEATRRLRLLPNYKEVVVIAISASVFDFEQKQSLEVGCNDFLPKPFRVAELLEKLRIHLGLEWVYEDIDTDQTQQKDVNVKTKNQNLQLIPPAKEEITILLDLAMKGDLRSIAQRAAKLEELDEQLLPFANHLRQLAKEFKGKQIVDFIKQYHPVTGSK, encoded by the coding sequence ATGAGTATTACCATTGCAGGTTACAACCTCATCGAACTCCTTTATGACGGCACCACAACCTGCGTTTACCGTGCTGCGCGTGAACCAGAGCAAACATCGGTCATTATTAAAACTCTAAAAGCTGAGTATCCTACCAGACAACAACTAACTCAATTAAGGCATGAATATCAGATACTGCAAAGTTTAAATATTGCAGGTATTGTTAAACCTTTGGCACTGGAGAATTATCAAAATGGTTTAGCGTTAATTCTGACTGATTTCGCTGGGGAACCGCTAAAAAAGTTTATTAATATCCAAAAGATTGACTTAAATAGATTTTTAGACATTGCGATTCAGTTAGCTACTATTCTTGGCGATTTACACCAAAACTATATTATTCATAAAGATATTAAGCCACAAAATATTTTAATTAATCCGCAAACAGGCCAAGTAAAAATTATTGACTTTAGTATTTCATCATATTTATCCACAGAAACTCAAAATCCTAGCGACCCTAACTTTTTAGAAGGTACCCTCGCCTATATGTCGCCAGAACAAACAGGCAGGATGAACCGTGCAATTGATTATCGTACTGACTTTTACTCTTTAGGTGTCACTTTTTATGAAATGTTAACGGGTCAGTTACCTTTTCAAGTTAATGACTCTTTAGAATTAGTTCATTGCCACATTGCCAAAACTCCCGTATCTCCTCAAGAAATTAACTCAAATATTCCTCCAGTAATTGCGGATATTGTGATGAAGTTATTAGCCAAAACTGCTGAGGATAGATATCAAAATGCGCTGGGACTCAAAGCAGATTTAGAAGAATGCTTACGACAACTACAAGCAACAGGAAAAATTGCCAATTTCCAGATTGGTCAGCTTGATTTATCTAGCCAATTTCTGATTCCTCAAAAACTTTATGGGCGCGAGGCAGAAGTTGCCATGCTGATAAATGCATTTGAGCGCGTCAGTCTTGGAGCAGCAACGGAGATGATGTTAGTAAGTGGGTATTCTGGTATAGGAAAATCCTGCTTAGTTAATGAAGTTCATAAACCCATAGTCCGCCAACGAGGATATTTTATTTCGGGTAAATTTGACCAATTTAAACGTAATATTCCCTACGCTTCCTTGATTCAAGCTTTTCAAGAATTAATTCGGCAGCTATTAACAGAAAGTAGCGAGAAAATTGCCAATTGGCAAGCAAAGATTTTAGCTGCATTGGGTAATAATGGTCAAATTATTATTGATGTTATTCCTGATGTTGAAAAAATTATTGGCAAACAACCAGAGGTGCCGCAATTAGGCCCTACTGAATCACAAAACCGATTTAATCGTCTGTTTTTACAATTTATTCATGTATTTTGTCAAGCTGAACATCCTTTAGTGATTTTCTTGGATGACTTACAATGGGCGGATGCAGCTTCCTTAAAATTGATTCAGTTGCTTACTAGTGACCCAGATAGTCAATATTTATTACTAATTGGTGCATATCGAGATAACGAAGTTCATGCAACTCATCCGTTGGTTTTGACCTTAGAGGAAACTCAAAAATCTGGGGTAATCGTTAATAATATTGTACTTCAGCCTTTGCAGATTGCTCATGTCAACCAGTTAGTGAGTGATACTCTCCATAGCAACTTAGACAAATCAAGCTCTCTAGCAGAATTACTTTATAGTAAAACTCAAGGTAATCCTTTTTTCTTAACCCAACTCTTTAAATCACTCTATCAAGAAAATCAAATTTCCTTTAATTACACTGAAGCTTCTTGGCAGTGGAATATTGAAGTACTGAGAAATATTGAGATCACTGATAATGTGGTTGAATTAATGGTCAGTCAGATTCAAAAGTTATCACCAACCACGCAGAAGGTTTTAAAATTAGCTGCCTGTATTGGGGATAAATTTAATTTAGATGTTCTCAGTATTGTTAATGAAAAATCTGCTTCAGAAACTGTTAGAGATTTGTGGGAGTCTCTGCAAAAAGGTTTAATTTTGCCCTTGAGTCAGGCTTACACAGTTTCTTTTTTGTTAAATGAACAGCAGCATGAAAACATCCCCACTGACTTTAAATTTTTACATGACCGAGTACAGCAAGCAGCTTATTCATTAATTCCTACAGCAGAGAGAAAACAAACTCATCTACAAATTGGTCAGTTATTAGTTGCACACACATCAGAAATAGAAATTGAAGACAACATTTTTGAAATTGTCAACCAATTAAATATTGGTGCTGAGTTAATTACTCAACAATCTCAAAAAGATGAATTAGCAAAACTGAATTTAATTGCAGGTGCAAAAGCTAAGGTAGCCACAGCCTATGAAACAGCCGTGCAATATTTATTGTTGGGTATTGAACTGCTCGCAGAGGATTCCTGGACTCATCAGTATGAGCTAACACTTAACTTGTATGTAGAAGCAGTGGAAACGCTATACCTTAACACCAACTTTGAGCAAGCCGAGAAATTAGCTGATGTTGTTCTGCAAAAAGCGACTCATCTGCTTGATCGTATGAAGGTGTATTCGCTCAATATTCAGTTTTATATTGCTCAAAATCAGATGCTTCAAGCCATAGAAACTGGCGTGCAAGTACTGGAAATGCTAGGCGTTCCGCTATCTCTCACTCCGAAAGAAGGGGGAAAAGTGCCTGTTTTACCTCACCTGGAAGATTTAGATAGTTTTCCCACGCTGACAGATCCATATAAATTAGCGGCTCTACATCTGCTGATGAATCTGGCTCCTGCGGCTTATATGAGCAATAACCCAATTTTCCTATCAATTCTGTTAACGCAGGTAAATCTTTGTATTGAACATGGACATTCTGCACTAGCTGCTTTTGCTTATGCTCTTTATGCTGTGTATTTGTCTGGGGTGGGAGAATTAGATTCTGCTTATCATTCTGGAAAGTTAGGTTTAAAGTTATTAGAGCAATTTAACGCTAGAGAATTAAAAGCCAAAATCTACGGTTTATTTTATCCTCATGCTAGCGTTTGGAAGGAGCATATTAGAGTCACTTTAGCTCCTTTACAAGAAGCAATTCAAAGTGCCTTAGAAACCGGAGATATGCCCTGGGCTGGCTATAATACTTTTTACTATTGCGACCATTTATTATTTGCCGGGGAGCCTTTAGAATTAGTAGCACAGAAGCAAGCACAATATTTTGCATCTCTGCAGAAACGCAAACAATATTTAGAAAGCGATTATTTCAATGTTTGGCGACGCTTGGTATTAAAGTTTCTAGCTCAAGCTGAGGAACAATATACCTTACATGGTGAGCAGATAAATGATGCAGATTTTCTGCAACGTTTGATTGCGATTAACAATCAGATGTGTATTTTTGCGGCTTACCTTGCCAATGCAATTTTCTGCTATTTTGCTCAAGATTATAGTCAAGCTATCCAGAATGCAGCCACTGCAGAAAAATATGCAGGTGGTGTGCTAGGGATGATGATCAATGGTCAACATAACTTTTATTATTCTTTGGCTTTATTAGCACAATTTCCTCACCTTTCAAAAGCTGAACAAAAACAAGCCTTACTGAAAGTAGCTACAAATCAGGAAATTATGCAGAATTGGGCAATTCATGCTCCAGCAAATTATCAGCATAAATATGATTTGGTGTCAGCAGAAAAAGCGCGGGTATTAGGGCAATATTTAGATGCGATGGCGTTATATGACAAAGCTATCACCAGAAGTAAAGAACAAGGATACATCCAAGAAGAAGCTCTCTCCGCAGAATTAGCGGCAGAATTTTACTTTTCTCTAGGTCGAGAAAACCTGGCAAGAGATTATTTAACTCAGGCTTACTACGCTTATATTCAGTGGGGAGCAAATATTAAAGTTAGAAATTTAGAAGCTAGATATCCACAGATTTTCTCTCAGATATCGCGGTCAAGAATTAATCAACAAGAAATAAATCGCACAATTAGTTCTACAACTGCTGGTAGTTCTGGCTCTCTGGATATCGGCACAGTGATGAAAGCTGCTCAAGTTCTATCGGGAGAAATTATTCTCGATAAGTTGTTAGCTAAATTAATGCAAATTGTGCTAGAAAATGCTGGCGCAGAGGCAGGATTTTTAATTTTAGATGATTCTGGACAGTTAGTTATCAAAGCTAGGGGAAGTGTAGGCATAGATACTATAGATGTGTACCACTCAACACCTATAGAATATAGTCAACAGCTACCAATATCGCTAATTAATTATGTAGCTCGAACTCAAGAAAGTTTGGTATTGAATGATGCCAATAATCATAGCCTGTTTACCAACGATAACTATATTATTGAGCATCAACCCAAATCTATTTTATGTACGCCAATTGTGCATCAAGGTAAGCTAATTGGCATTCTTTATTTAGAAAATAATTTAACTACTGGAGCCTTTACACCACAGCGTTTGGAAGTGTTACAGCTTTTATCATCGCAAGCCGCAATTTCAATTGAAAATGCGCGTCTTTATCACGATTTAGAAGAATATAATCGCACCCTAGAAGTGAGGGTAGAAGAACGCACTCTAGAATTGCAAGGAAAAAATTTACAACTACAACAAGAAATCCGCGATCGCCAACGTGCTGAAGAAGTAGCAGAAACCGCCAACCGCGCCAAAAGCCAGTTCCTCGCTAGCATGAGCCATGAATTGCGTACACCCCTAAATGGAATTTTAGGTTACGCTCAAATTCTCAATAAAAATAAAAGTTTAACTCCTGAACAAAAGAATGGTATCAACATCATTCATCAATGTGGTGAACATTTACTGACGCTAATTAACGATATTTTAGATTTATCTAAAATTGAAGCAGGTAAATTAGAACTTTATCCTACAGAATTTTCTTTATCAGAATTTCTGGAGAGTATTGTACAAATCTGCCAAATTCGTAGCGAACAAAAAGGAATTGCATTAGTTTATCATCAACTATCAGTTTTACCTAAAGTTGTACTAGCCGATGAGAAAAGGTTACGGCAAGTTTTAATTAATTTACTCAGTAATGCTGTCAAATTTACCGAAAAAGGCACTGTAAAATTTCAAGTAGGCTATCATGCAGAAAAATTACGCTTTCAAGTAGAAGATACAGGCATAGGTATAGCTGAGGAGCAATTAGAAGATATATTTTTGCCTTTTAAGCAGGTAGGAGAAGATAGTCGCAAGACAGAAGGTACAGGTTTAGGATTAGCAATTAGCCGTCAGTTAGTGGAGATGATGGGTGGTGAATTAAAGGTAAAGAGTACTTTAGGTCAAGGTAGTATTTTCTGGGTAGACTTAGATTTAGCTGAGGTCGCTTATCCTGTTAATGTTAAGAAAATTGTTGAACGTAACATTACTGGTTTTGTTAGTGATAAAAAGAAAATCTTAATAGTAGATGATAAATGGTCAAATCGTTCTGTTTTAGTCAATTTACTCCATCCCTTAGGTTTTGAAGTTTTAGAAGCAACAGATGGCTTAGACTGTCTGAATAAAGCACTAGCTTTTCAGCCAGATTTGATTTTTATGGACTTGGTAATGACTGTAATGGATGGTTTTGAAGCCACCCGTCGCCTGAGGCTGTTACCAAACTATAAGGAAGTAGTAGTAATTGCTATATCAGCTAGTGTGTTTGATTTTGAACAAAAGCAAAGTCTAGAAGTAGGTTGTAATGATTTTCTACCTAAACCATTCCGGGTAGCAGAACTGTTAGAAAAGTTAAGAATTCACTTAGGCTTGGAATGGGTTTATGAAGATATTGATACCGATCAAACACAGCAAAAAGATGTTAATGTAAAAACAAAAAACCAAAATTTACAACTAATTCCTCCAGCAAAAGAGGAAATTACAATTTTGCTAGATTTGGCAATGAAGGGGGATTTAAGAAGTATTGCCCAAAGAGCAGCAAAATTAGAGGAGTTGGACGAACAATTGTTACCGTTTGCCAATCATTTACGCCAACTGGCTAAAGAGTTTAAAGGAAAACAAATTGTAGATTTTATTAAACAATATCACCCGGTAACAGGTAGTAAGTAG